One genomic segment of Hordeum vulgare subsp. vulgare chromosome 2H, MorexV3_pseudomolecules_assembly, whole genome shotgun sequence includes these proteins:
- the LOC123425343 gene encoding 60S ribosomal protein L27a-3-like — MTTRLKKNRKKRGHVSAGHGRVGKHRKHPGGRGNAGGMHHHRILFDKYHPGYFGKVGMRYFHKLSNRFYTPTVNVERLWSMVPSDKAAEAGGDKAPVVDVSQFGYFKVLGKGMLPEKPIVVKAKLISKIAEKKIKAAGGAVVLVA, encoded by the coding sequence atgacgACCCGCCTCAAGAAGAACCGCAAGAAGCGCGGCCACGTCTCCGCCGGGCACGGGCGTGTGGGCAAGCACCGCAAGCATCCCGGAGGCCGCGGTAACGCCGGAGGCATGCACCACCACCGCATCCTCTTCGACAAGTACCATCCCGGCTACTTCGGCAAAGTCGGTATGAGGTACTTCCACAAGCTCAGCAACAGGTTCTACACCCCGACCGTCAACGTCGAGAGGCTCTGGTCCATGGTGCCGTCCGACAAGGCCGCGGAGGCCGGCGGCGACAAGGCCCCCGTCGTCGACGTCTCGCAGTTCGGCTACTTCAAGGTGCTCGGCAAGGGGATGCTGCCGGAGAAGCCCATCGTCGTCAAGGCCAAGCTCATCTCCAAGATCGCCGAGAAGAAGATCAAGGCCGCCGGCGGCGCTGTCGTGCTCGTCGCCTAG
- the LOC123425703 gene encoding probable GTP diphosphokinase RSH3, chloroplastic: MPAAVARSVKCRPHHRLSAPQPPAALELLPRGAQASAGELRATRCLTPPSLSFARASDQGEPPRAPCRSPPSARRARAAVAGREEAGPAASAAAAALLAGAQSRHAIFREELVRRAYYAAEAAHRGQVRASGDPYLQHCVETAALLAELGAGPPVIAAGLLHDTVDDAGLDYGYISEQFGAGVADLVKGVSNLSHLSKLARRNDTASRIDEADRLRTVFLAMEDARAVLIKLADRLHNMRTLDSLPKIKQQCFAKETLEIFAPLANQLGILNWKEQLENLCFKHLYPEQYEELSSNLHQFYNRDMIAAAIRRLEQALQVRGLSYRSISGRHKSIYSIYSKMTRKKLDMDEIYDVHGVRVILENKADCFTTLEVVNHLWPRIPGKFKDYVSSPKSNGYQSLHTVVLSEETLPLEIQIRTADMHLQAEFGIAAHWRYKEGVRNCSSCLPEMVEWVRCVVTWQCETLHIDHPSPPGLGSSPRATCTFPSHSDGCPFSYSKQCDHTGPILVILLENEKMSVQELPPNSKILDLLKRASSYDMQLSLRLNSHAVHNLNQELKMGDVLELIPSTPCKSGGYMRELNQMSDHRLAVSQS; the protein is encoded by the exons ATGCCGGCGGCGGTCGCCCGCTCCGTCAAGTGCCGCCCCCACCATCGCCTCTCGGCGCCGCAGCCCCCCGCCGCGCTCGAGCTCCTCCCCCGCGGCGCCCAGGCCTCCGCCGGCGAGCTGCGGGCGACCCGGTGCCTGACCCCGCCATCCCTCTCCTTCGCGCGCGCCTCCGACCAAGGGGAGCCCCCCCGTGCTCCCTGCCGAAGCCCGCCGTCCGCGAGGCGGGCCCGCGCCGCCGTGGCGGGGCGCGAGGAAGCCGGCCCCGCCGCTTCCGCCGCCGCGGCCGCCCTGCTCGCCGGCGCGCAGTCGCGGCACGCCATCTTCCGCGAGGAGCTCGTGAGGAGGGCCTACTACGCGGCCGAGGCGGCCCACCGCGGCCAG GTGCGCGCGAGCGGCGACCCTTACCTGCAGCACTGCGTGGAGACGGCGGCGCTGCTCGCGGAGCTCGGCGCAGGGCCTCCGGTTATCGCGGCGGGGCTGCTGCACGACACGGTCGACGACGCGGGCCTGGATTACGGCTACATCTCCGAGCAATTCGGTGCCGGCGTTGCGGACCTCGTGAAGGGG GTTTCTAACCTAAGCCATTTGAGCAAACTGGCTCGTAGAAATGATACAGCAAGCAGAATTGATGAAGCTGACAGATTACGTACGGTCTTCCTTGCGATGGAAGATGCGAGAGCAGTGCTTATCAAACTTGCTGATAGACTACACAATATGAGGACGTTGGACTCATTGCCCAAGATCAAACAGCAGTGCTTTGCAAAGGAAACACTGGAGATATTTGCTCCATTGGCGAATCAATTGGGCATCTTGAACTGGAAGGAGCAGCTTGAAAATCTGTGCTTCAAGCACCTTTATCCGGAGCAGTACGAGGAACTGTCATCCAACCTTCATCAGTTTTACAACAGAGATATGATTGCAGCTGCAATAAGGCGATTGGAACAGGCCCTTCAGGTGAGAGGACTATCCTATCGTTCCATATCAGGGAGGCACAAGAGCATATACAGCATTTACAGCAAGATGACAAG GAAAAAACTAGACATGGATGAAATCTATGATGTACATGGAGTGCGTGTGATACTTGAGAATAAAGCTGATTGCTTCACCACATTAGAAGTTGTCAATCATTTGTGGCCTAGAATTCCTGGGAAGTTTAAAGACTATGTCAGCAGCCCCAAATCTAATGG GTACCAATCGCTGCACACGGTTGTCCTCAGTGAAGAAACACTCCCATTAGAGATCCAAATTCGTACCGCGGACATGCACTTGCAGGCAGAGTTTGGAATCGCTGCACATTGGAGGTACAAGGAAGGCGTTCGGAACTGCTCTTCATGTCTGCCTGAAATGGTTGAATGGGTTAGATGTGTTGTTACATGGCAGTGTGAAACTCTTCACATAGATCACCCTTCGCCTCCTGGACTTGGTTCTTCCCCGAGGGCAACATGCACCTTCCCTTCTCACTCTGATGGCTGCCCTTTCTCCTATTCAAAACAATGTGACCACACTGGACCAATCCTAGTAATACTTCTGGAGAATGAAAAG ATGTCAGTGCAAGAGCTCCCACCAAATTCGAAAATACTGGACCTACTGAAGAGGGCTTCTAGCTACGACATGCAGTTGAGCCTACGGCTCAACAGCCATGCTGTGCACAACCTGAACCAGGAGCTGAAGATgggcgacgtgctggagctgattCCTTCAACTCCATGCAAATCTGGAGGCTACATGAGGGAGCTCAACCAAATGTCTGATCACCGTCTCGCGGTTTCGCAGTCTTGA